The following are encoded together in the Malaya genurostris strain Urasoe2022 chromosome 3, Malgen_1.1, whole genome shotgun sequence genome:
- the LOC131434404 gene encoding bone morphogenetic protein receptor type-2, translating to MEGLAYVLMLILFNAVPNSNGTPLKVRTCLQYGTTSATNTNSQYNQDGMDDYDSYDDSADPTDFSLLDKNTSTVVACARYATFCYALWTFDATKNTSKVVVQGCWELSDKKETCHSNECVSHKETQSGHYFCCCSGDNCNGNFSYTSGPIVPESVGSGSESEYTPFAPYTSIWSSPTVYICFVMVGIILMLIIGFLTCRKTSKAVSELAPLEPSGPGYSSNLYNVDNLKLVSMIGQGKYGTVWKGIVNEQLVAVKLFTAQHRQYFLNEKDIYTIPLMESPSLLTYFGCDERRTMDGRIEYLLVLSLAPLGCLQDWLTDNQMDFNVFCRMSKSIANGLAHMHTEIRKGDLIKPCVCHRDLNSRNVLVKPDLSCCICDLGFAMKTFGPRYECRGEIALAETKSINEVGTLRYMAPEVLEGAVNLRDCESALKQIDVYSLGLVIWELATRCEDFYPDQNSVPDYKAPYEEEIGTNPNFEQMQVLVSRNKARPRFSSNYENSTAAKVVKDTCEDCWDHDAEARLTALCVQERIQEITTMNPKVQLHKGQTPTLNTNNLIISPPASYAKVNPTALSFMTPPNQQIVPQSHHYCDSTSTSVAHPKIINVPLKSRDSTIPNGVQKHNINDAYIPDDEDRFKSITNDNNTNVTFRYPRVLPKLENNEAHHKIKGLNSVKAMLQKTFQKTNAYVQQDCDDKSNLVEKSHISKVNADKTLSKQVNVNSANPHITLINAADNDIEKKLTERPSNLDLSSSNGGRYEHNLIRSLNSKFKTLTDDFTSQTFTMIQSDSSNPKLRIVVSKSANAVKNLNTSRSSLSDQNHNDSKHMKRQRSLEVFHEVFGPKGSIERLRNPSQRVKTPGDVPPSVRKVRASKTLSLYDDRMMDTSKFANSV from the exons GCACTCCGTTGAAGGTGCGTACTTGTTTGCAGTATGGAACGACTTCTGCTACCAACACGAATAGTCAGTACAACCAAGATGGCATGGATGATTACGATAGCTATGATGATTCTGCAGATCCTACAGACTTCTCACTGTTGGACAAAAACACG TCAACTGTAGTTGCATGTGCACGTTATGCGACTTTTTGCTATGCGTTGTGGACGTTTGATGCGACGAAGAACACATCCAAAGTTGTAGTTCAAG GTTGCTGGGAGTTGTCGGACAAGAAAGAGACATGCCATAGCAATGAATGTGTTAGTCATAAGGAAACACAAAGCGGACATTACTTCTGTTGTTGCTCGGGTGACAATTGCAACGGTAACTTCAGCTATACCTCCGGTCCAATCGTACCGGAAAGCGTCGGCTCGGGTTCTGAAAGCGAGTATACCCCATTTGCTCCGTATACGTCGATATGGAGCTCTCCGACGGTTTACATATGTTTCGTTATGGTTGGTATCATTCTAATGTTGATAATCGGATTTTTGACATGTCGGAAGACATCGAAAGCAGTTTCAGAACTGGCCCCGCTGGAACCTTCTGGGCCAGGTTACAGTTCCAATTTATACAATGTAGATAACTTAAAACTGGTTTCAATGATTGGTCAGGGCAA ATACGGTACCGTTTGGAAGGGTATCGTCAACGAACAGCTTGTAGCAGTGAAACTGTTCACTGCTCAACATCGTCAATATTTTTTGAACGAAAAGGATATCTATACAATTCCTCTCATGGAATCGCCTTCACTGTTAACCTATTTTG GGTGTGATGAACGCCGCACGATGGACGGTCGTATAGAGTATCTTTTGGTGCTTTCATTGGCTCCACTAGGATGTCTACAGGATTGGTTAACTGATAACCAGATGGatttcaatgtgttttgtcgaatGAGCAAATCGATCGCCAATGGGCTTGCTCATATGCACACAGAGATTCGAAAAGGAGATTTGATTAAACCTTGCGTATGCCATCGTGATCTTAACTCACGAAATGTCCTGGTGAAACCTGATCTTTCTTGTTGCATATGTGATCTCGGATTTGCAATGAAAACATTTGGACCGCGTTACGAATGCAGAGGCGAAATAGCTTTGGCCGAAACAAAAAGCATAAATGAGGTGGGAACTTTGCGCTATATGGCACCGGAGGTGTTAGAAGGGGCGGTAAATTTGCGGGATTGTGAATCAGCGTTAAAACAAATAGACGTCTACTCACTAGGTTTGGTAATATGGGAATTAGCGACACGATGCGAGGATTTTTATCCAGATCAGAACTCTGTGCCCGACTATAAAGCACCATACGAAGAAGAAATTGGTACCAATCCAAACTTTGAACAGATGCAAGTGCTGGTATCAAGAAATAAAGCTCGACCAAGATTCTCCAGTAACTATGAGAATAGTACTGCTGCTAAGGTAGTTAAAGATACTTGTGAAGATTGCTGGGATCACGATGCTGAAGCTCGTTTAACTGCACTTTGTGTCCAAGAACGTATTCAAGAAATCACAACGATGAATCCTAAGGTACAACTGCACAAAGGTCAAACACCTACATTAAACACGAACAACCTAATTATTTCACCTCCTGCGTCATACGCAAAAGTCAAtccaacggctctttcattcaTGACACCGCCTAATCAACAAATTGTTCCACAGAGTCACCATTATTGCGATTCTACCAGCACTTCAGTAGCACATCCCAAAATCATAAACGTTCCTTTGAAGTCTCGGGATTCAACTATTCCGAATGGTGTGCAAAAACATAATATTAACGATGCTTACATTCCGGACGACGAAGATAGATTCAAATCGATTACTAACGATAATAATACAAACGTTACATTTCGTTATCCGCGTGTGCTTCCCAAGCTGGAAAACAATGAAgctcatcataaaataaaaggtTTGAATAGTGTTAAAGCGATGTTACAGAAAACTTTTCAGAAAACCAACGCTTACGTCCAGCAGGACTGTGACGATAAATCCAATTTAGTCGAAAAATCTCACATTTCAAAAGTTAATGCGGATAAGACACTTTCCAAGCAAGTCAACGTAAACTCAGCGAATCCTCACATAACGCTAATAAATGCGGCAGATAATGATATTGAAAAGAAGTTAACGGAGCGCCCCAGTAATCTGGATCTTAGTAGTAGTAATGGTGGACGTTACGAACACAATCTCATTCGTTCGTTGAATTCGAAATTTAAAACATTAACTGATGACTTCACCAGTCAAACATTTACCATGATCCAATCCGATTCGTCGAATCCAAAACTTCGTATTGTTGTTTCTAAATCCGCAAACGCAGTTAAGAATTTAAATACTAGCCGATCCAGTCTCTCTGATCAGAATCATAATGACAGTAAACACATGAAACGACAGCGTTCACTGGAAGTATTCCATGAAGTTTTTGGACCCAAAGGCAGCATTGAACGACTGCGGAATCCAAGTCAACGAGTAAAAACTCCTGGTGACGTACCACCTTCGGTACGCAAAGTTCGAGCTTCGAAGACCCTCTCACTGTACGACGATCGAATGATGGATACTAGTAAGTTTGCCAACTCCGTATAG